One part of the Hirundo rustica isolate bHirRus1 chromosome 11, bHirRus1.pri.v3, whole genome shotgun sequence genome encodes these proteins:
- the SLC7A6OS gene encoding probable RNA polymerase II nuclear localization protein SLC7A6OS, with translation MAGAAVLRVRRKRGGPEPAEALLLACKRRRAEPVETDLFKLVATVSSKNEPVQKYVKDAITRDKAAQSLRPSLGSTQRILQELRSAKQVKRKENRYRVISSHRPLCPDTAAPTQHGEAAPHGDSSESEAQQDASPEESAAVDKSSDCCGKFQLFDIVQEEETVGDSSGTTANTQKTDPDAILCNAVEMIRERLNVSEDSKKEHGDKEDEYVYDIYYKETSAPDWIENILSVQPYREEYEWVNDDPGPEEAYEDEDDENDENNWRNDYPEEDEFLPEEDGEKDSEESFSDEDQYYRRRTWDKYRQEVLQEFGYDEIEDLGSD, from the exons ATGGCGGGCGCGGCCGTGCTGCGCGTGCGGAGGAAGCGCGGCGGCCCCGAGCCGGCCGAGGCGCTGCTCCTCGCCTGCAAGCGGCGCCGGGCCGAGCCCGTGGAGACCGACCTCTTCAAGCTGGTGGCCACCGTGTCCTCCAAG AACGAACCAGTTCAGAAGTATGTTAAAGATGCCATCACACGAGACAAGGCCGCTCAAAGCCTGCGCCCCTCTTTGGGAAGCACTCAGCGAATCCTTCAGGAGCTCCGTTCTGCCAAGCAGGTGAAAAGGAAGGAGAACCGGTACCGAGTGATATCCAGCCACCGGCCCctctgccctgacacagctgcaCCGACACAGCACGGCGAGGCTGCGCCCCACGGGGACAGCTCAGAGTCTGAAGCACAGCAAGATGCTTCACCAGAGGAGAGCGCTGCTGTTGATAAGAGTTCAGACTGCTGTGGGAAATTCCAGCTGTTTGATATTGTACAAGAAGAGGAGACGGTGGGAGATTCCAGTGGAACCACTGCAAACACACAG AAGACTGATCCAGATGCAATTCTCTGCAATGCAGTAGAGATGATCCGTGAGCGTTTAAATGTTTCTGAAGACAGCAAAAAAGAACATGGTGACAAAGAAGATGAGTATGTTTATGACATCTACTATAAGGAAACATCAGCCCCTGACTGGATTGAAAATATCCTTTCTGTACAGCCCTATAGAGAAGAATATGAATGG GTAAATGATGATCCTGGTCCAGAGGAAGCCtatgaagatgaagatgatgaaaatgatgaaaataaCTGGCGTAATGATTATCCTGAAGAAGATGAATTCTTACCTGaggaagatggagaaaaag ACTCTGAAGAGAGCTTCAGTGATGAGGACCAATATTACAGGAGAAGAACGTGGGACAAATATCGACAGGAGGTTTTGCAGGAATTCGGATACGATGAGATTGAAGATTTGGGTTCTGACTAA
- the PRMT7 gene encoding protein arginine N-methyltransferase 7, whose translation MKTFCGRANPTTGSMEWLEEGEDYDYHQEIARSRYADMLHDKDRNVKYYQGIRAAVSRVKERGEKAIVLDIGTGTGLLSMMAASAGADFCYAIEVFKPMANAAVKIVEKNGFSDKIKIINKHSTEVTVGPDGDMQCRANILVTELFDTELIGEGALPTYEHAHKYLVQEGCEAVPHRARVYVQLVESRRMWSWKKLFPVHVEAEDGEKILVPPSEMENCPGVPSVCDIQLNQMPSSDFSILSDVVTMFSVDFSKPVQSASTYYRVQLEPVKSGKAQIVLSWWDIDMDPSGMINCTMAPYWVKPTSALQWRDHWMQCVYFLPREEPVLQGEKLYLTACRDEYSVWYNLQKAREGENKADGEEHKADVRVESPVCRCRAHLLWNRPRFGELNDQNRTRQYIKSLRKVLKTDSVCLCISDGSLLSVLAHYLGAKQVFTLENSGVSCSVMEKFFKANHLEDKIKIIEARPELLKPSHLEDKKISVLVGEPFFTTSLLPWHNLYFWYARTAVSTHLASNVTVLPQSASLHMMIVEFQDLWRIRSPCGTCEGFDVQTMDDMIKDSLNFRESKEAEPHPLWEYPCKSLSDPQEVLTFDFTKPVPQHCLSTEGSVKLLREGKSHGAVLWMEYHLTADISVSTGLMQLSNEKGNCEWNPHCKQAVYFFSSVIESEILSDPTAITYAITFDTKTGEIAMDFKLL comes from the exons ATGAAGACCTTTTGTGGAAGAGCCAATCCAACCACTGGTTCGATGGAGTGGTTAGAAGAGGGTGAGGACTATGACTACCACCAGGAGATTGCAAG gTCACGCTATGCTGATATGCTTCACGATAAGGACAGA aatGTGAAATACTACCAAGGTATTCGTGCTGCAGTAAGCAGAGTAAAAGAGAGAGGTGAGAAAGCAATTGTGCTGGACATAGGGACTGGCACAGGACTCCTGTCCATGATGGCAGCTTCAGCTGGGGCAGATTTCTGCTATGCCATTGAG GTGTTTAAGCCTATGGCTAATGCTGCTGTGAAGATAGTGGAGAAAAATGGTTTTTCAGACAAGATCAAAATAATCAACAAGCATTCCACTGAAGTCACAGTTGGCCCAG ATGGAGATATGCAGTGTCGGGCAAACATCCTGGTAACAGAATTATTTGATACAGAGCTGATTGGAGAAGGAGCTTTACCAACCTATGAGCATGCACACAAATATCTTGTACAG GAAGGATGTGAGGCAGTGCCTCACAGGGCAAGAGTGTATGTCCAGTTAGTGGAATCCAGAAGAATGTGGTCCTGGAAGAAACTGTTTCCTGTTCATGTTGAAGCAGAGGATGGTGAAAAAATTCTTGTTCCACCGTCAGAAATGGAGAACTGTCCAGGTGTTCCTTCTGTTTGTGATATCCAACTGAACCAGATGCCTTCAAGTGACTTCAGTATCCTCAGTGATGTGGTGACAATGTTCAG TGTGGATTTCAGTAAGCCAGTACAGAGTGCTTCTACCTACTATAGAGTGCAGCTGGAGCCTGTGAAATCTGGCAAGGCACAAATTGTGCTTTCCTGGTGGGATATTGACATGGACCCCTCTGGGATGATAAATTGCACAATGGCTCCCTACTGGGTAAAACCCACTTCTGCTTTGCAG TGGAGAGATCACTGGATGCAGTGTGTTTACTTTCTTCCACGTGAGGAGCCAGTTCTGCAGGGTGAGAAGCTGTACCTGACTGCTTGTCGTGACGAGTACTCTGTGTGGTACAACCTGCAGAAAGCCAG AGAAggggagaataaagcagatggAGAGGAGCATAAAGCAGATGTTCGTGTGGAGAGTCCTGTCTGTCGGTGTCGTGCTCATCTGCTCTGGAACAGGCCCCGCTTTGGGGAGCTGAATGATCAGAACCGAACACGCCAATACATCAAGTCCTTGAGGAAA GTTCTGAAAACAGATAGTGTTTGCCTTTGTATCAGTGATGGCAgtctgctgtctgtgctggctcACTATCTTGGAGCAAAGCAG GTGTTTACGTTAGAAAACTCTGGTGTGTCCTGTTCTGTCATGGAAAAA ttttttaaagcaaatcatcttgaagataaaattaaaataatagaagCACGTCCTGAGTTACTGAAGCCTTCTCATTTGGAAGATAAAAAG ATTTCTGTCCTTGTGGGAGAGCCGTTTTTCACGACAAGTCTGTTGCCGTGGCATAACCTGTATTTCTGGTATGCCAGGACAGCTGTGAGCACTCACCTTGCCAGCAATGTCACAGTCCTGCCTCAGTCTGCTTCTTTGCATATGATGATTGTGGAGTTCCAG GATTTATGGAGAATCCGGAGTCCTTGTGGCACCTGTGAAGGTTTTGATGTCCAGACTATGGATGATATGattaaa gATTCTCTGAATTTTAGGGAATCCAAGGAAGCGGAACCTCACCCGCTATGGGAATATCCCTGCAAGTCACTCTCAGATCCACAGGAAGTTTTGACATTTGACTTCACAAAGCCTGTACCACAGCACTGTCTGAGCACAGAGGGCTCTGTAAAGCTCTTACG GGAAGGAAAGAGCCACGGAGCAGTTCTGTGGATGGAATATCATCTTACTGCTGATATCTCTGTTAGTACAGGACTGATGCAACTGTCAAATGAAAAG GGAAACTGTGAATGGAATCCCCACTGCAAGCAAGCTGTTTATTTCTTCAGCTCTGTTATTGAATCAGAAATTCTGTCAGACCCTACTGCTATCACATATGCTATAACTTTTGACACAAAGACAGGAGAGATTGCCATGGATTTTAAGCTATTATAA